Proteins encoded by one window of Cannabis sativa cultivar Pink pepper isolate KNU-18-1 chromosome 4, ASM2916894v1, whole genome shotgun sequence:
- the LOC133036969 gene encoding uncharacterized protein LOC133036969, translating into MGIYWTCSFLRFHAKAVWQITGFEFNFKRAGQMKDGDYFMYLSKILTKSELERVIYIMWFIWSDQNNFIHGKQIKKPVRILSQAVAYLENFRHFNNAVKLDSVTAAAPADSTLWPPPPENKLKMNVDTAVDSLRSKIGIGVIIRDSNGCVVATMSTSVVGNYKSQEMEVKAMFSGLHWAEQLQLQLHNVKSDCLMLVNALNGQMSQYSIFHDLVKDVSYHLSSFSNACLSHIRRDANQAAHGLAKQALQLDSDYIWIEEILFTILSVVVNDCA; encoded by the coding sequence ATGGGAATCTATTGGACATGCTCTTTTCTCCGGTTTCATGCCAAAGCAGTTTGGCAAATTACTGGGTTTGAATTCAATTTCAAGAGAGCTGGTCAAATGAAAGATGGTGACTATTTCATGTATTTGTCCAAAATTCTCACCAAGTCTGAGTTGGAAAGAGTCATCTACATAATGtggtttatttggtcagatcAGAACAACTTCATTCAtggaaaacaaataaaaaaaccagTCCGAATATTGTCACAAGCTGTTGCATACTTGGAGAATTTTCGTCACTTTAATAACGCTGTCAAACTAGATTCTGTTACTGCGGCTGCTCCTGCAGACTCCACTTTGTGGCCACCTCCTCCAGAGaacaaattaaaaatgaatGTCGATACGGCTGTTGATTCTTTGAGGAGTAAAATTGGTATTGGTGTGATTATAAGAGATTCAAATGGATGTGTTGTGGCTACAATGTCAACATCGGTAGTTGGCAATTACAAATCGCAAGAAATGGAAGTAAAAGCCATGTTCAGTGGTCTTCATTGGGCTGAACAATTGCAACTACAACTTCACAATGTGAAAAGTGACTGTTTAATGCTTGTCAATGCATTAAATGGACAAATGTCACAATATTCTATTTTTCATGATTTGGTTAAAGATGTTTCATATCATTTATCCTCTTTCTCTAATGCTTGCCTATCTCATATTAGAAGGGACGCCAACCAAGCCGCACATGGTTTGGCTAAACAAGCATTACAGTTGGATAGTGATTATATTTGGATAGAAGAAATTCTTTTTACCATTTTGTCTGTTGTTGTAAATGATTGTgcataa